The region CAGCGCCTTCACGCGATGACGCTGCAGCAGGTCGAGCGCGGTGCCGGCGGTCGTCATCGGCTTGATGCCGACCACGTCGCGCGACATGATGTCCGCGCAGGTCAGCTCGTTGAAGGTTCGCCCGTAGGCTTGCAGCTGCGTTTCGCGCAGCAGCGATTCGAGATCGTTCGGGTCGATGTCGAGCATTTCGCTGCGGCGGTTCAGCACCGCGTCGAGATCCTCGCGCGTGAACGCGGAATCGGTCGCCTGCACGGTCGGCGTATGGGTTTTCGGGGAAGGCGCCGCCGCTGCATGCGGGTAGCGATGCCCGGTCACCGCGTGATAGACGAGCGCGCCGCACAGCAGCGCCGCCGACTGGAGCGCAATCGGCTCGATGACGAAACCGTAACCCATCGCGTGAATCGTCGGACCGCCGAGCACCGCGGTCAACGCGACGGCGCCTGATGGCGGATGCACGCAGCGCAGCGCGAACATCGCACAGATCGCGCAGGCCACCGCAACCGCCGACGCCAGCACAGGGTTGTTAATGGCTGCCGCGCACGCGACGCCGACGGTCGCCGACACGAGATTGCCGCCGATGATCGACCACGGTTGCGCGAGCGGACTCGCCGGCACGCCGAACAGCAGCACGGCGGACGCGCCCATCGGCGCGACCAGCAGCGGAATCGGCGTGCCCGGCCCGATCAGCAGATACGTGGCGGCGCCGGTCAACGCGATGCCGAACAGCGCGCCGATGCACGCGCGCACACGCTCCCGCCAGCCAACGTGGACAGCAATGGGAACGAAACGGAGAAGCCAGCGGACAACAACGGAACGGGACAAGATCGGGTCGCGAAAACGAGGAAAGTGGAAAGGGATCGGCGGGTTCGAAAATCCAGCGATGTCTATGAAGCAGCGATTGTCATCTCGAATGCCTGCACGACGCCATCGCCCAGCCACCCAGCCTGCCGACGCGTTGCCGCAGCGCGATCGCGCGGGCTGCCCGCTCCCGCGCCGTGACGCCGCTGCGTAGTGCGCGGCGTGCGGCGCCCCGGTCGGGGCGATTGGCGGGTGAGCAGTCAGGCGAACAATCGGGCACGCTGACCTCGTCGGGTTCGCCGAGATACGCGTGGCGGCCGTTGCGCGCGCTGCTCTGCGCAACCTCGTCGGGCAGCAGCGCGGCCAGCAGACACGTCGCGACGACGCAGCACGCCACAGCGGCGAGCGCGGCAATCGTCATCACGACCATACCCCCTCCTGCTCCGATGCTCACGACATTCGACATACAATCCGGCAGCGTCGCGACATCGCTCGGGCTACCGTTTAGCGTCGGAGATTATGTCCGGGCGCGTCGATGGCGTCCAAGACGTGATCCGAATCGATTCGATAACAGTTGCTTATGGAGCGTAACGTGTTGCTTCGCCCGATCCGCTACATGCTCGCCGTGGCCGAGCACCGCAACTTCACGCGAGCCGCCGACGCGCTGCACGTTTCGCAACCCGCGCTGTCGCAGCAGATTCGCCAGCTCGAACGCGAACTCGGCGGACAGCTCTTCGACCGCAGCGGACGCATGGTGAGTCTGACCGACTTCGGTCGCGCGTACATCGAGCATGCGCGGCACGCGGTGCGCAATCTGGAGATGGGACAGCGCGCGCTGCACGACGTCCGCGATCTGTCGCGCGGACATCTGCGGCTCGCGTACACGCCGACGTTCATCGAATATCTGATCGGACCGCTGGTCGCACATTTTCATGCGCTGCATCCGGGGATCGTGATCGAACTGACGGAAGCGTCGCTGGAGGACATCGAGTCCGCGCTCGAGACCGACGCGATCGATCTGGCGGTCGGCTTCACCGAGGTGCGCTCTGAGGAAATCGACGTCGAGCCGCTGTTTCTCGAACAGCTGACGCTCGTGACGAGCGTGTCGCATGCGCTCGCGGACCGGACCGCCCCGCTCGAACTCGATGAGCTGCAGACGCTTCCGCTCGCGTTGCTCACGCGCGGTTTCGTGTCGCGTGCGTTCGCCGACAGTTACTTCCGTACGCACAGCATCGAACCGAACATCGTCGTGCAGGCGAATTCGATCAGTGCGGTGCTGCAGGTCGTGAAGGCGGGCAGCGCGGCGACGCTGCTGCCCGGCGCGATGCGGCGCGAGCACGGCGAACTCGCGTACATTCCGCTCGCACCGGAATTTCCGGCGCGCACGGTGGCGCTGCTCAGGCGCAAGGAAGCGTACCGTTCGGCAGCCTCCGATGCGTTCGCCGGCATCTTGCGGACGGCTTTGAGCTCGGGTGCGCTCGCGGACGTGGCGAGCCATGCGGGGCACGCGCAGCCGTAGACTGCGCGCGACAACGTACGTTATCGGTGGCTCGTGCGCGTGCCACTTTCGCCGCGCGATTCGTCCTGCGACGCGTCGTGATAGAACACCGTCCAGTCGCCGAAGAAGCGTCCGTCGTACGGAACCGTGCAGGCCGCCAGATCGACGGGGATCTCGTCGACTATGCCCATGAACGGACCGCTCTCCGCCTCCGCGAGAAACTCGGGGAAGAACTGGCCCGCAGTGGCCGGATCGACGAAGCGCAGATACAGATGCGCCGCGTACGCGGTTCTCGCGTACAGCAACGGACCGATCGCGGGACCTGGCGCCCCCATCTCGTTCATCGACGCAGCGAGGTTGTCGCGGCCGTGAAAAAGACCGAGGTACAGACCCTGCGCGGCATCCTTCATCGAGCCGTACAGCGGCAGCGCACGACCGTCGCGACAGAGAAAATGCGACTTGTCCGCCGCTTCGGCGCCCTGCCGCAAAGGCAGACGCACGGGCGTCACGACGCCGGTATCGAACGACTCGGGCGACGGACGCCGCGCGATCACGTGCGGTTCCGTCGCAGCGCGACCGGAGGGTCGCAAACCCATACGCAACTCGGTGCGCAGATCGCAGCGCAGCAGCGACGTGGGGGAAGTCTTGCGGCGTATGCCGTTAGCGCGGCCTTTCATGAGCGTCTCGCCTCCCCGTCGACAGATTGGCACACGCAACCGGACGACACGCACAAGCCGCTGCCGATGCGGCCGGGCGCGACGCCGCTACGCGACGAATGAAACGACGCTGAAGGGTCGGTCGCGACGTGTCCGTCCCGGACTGCGTCACGTCGATGTTCCCGTAAAATACGGTCAGCCATGGGTGTCTCTCTTATTACGCTTCCGTGGTCAGGTTGGCGCCAGTGCTCGCAACACTGGCGTCAACCACTCGTTCCTGCCTGCTTTACTTCCCGTTCTTTCTGCTTGCTGCTCCTGCCGCGCGTGGCTGCTGCTTATGGCTGCATGCTCGCGGACGGGCAGGCTCAGTCGTTCCAAAGCTCGCTTCGACTCAATTCAGTTCTGCGTCGTTCACGTATCGCTGCGCAACGTGCCGATCCCGCCGACGCGCGCCTGCTCCGACACCGGCTCCATTTCTGCGCCCGCGATCCGCATCGCGACCGTCGTCGCGACCGTGCTCGCATACACGTTCAGCGCAGTGCGGCCCATGTCGAAGAACGCATCGATACCGAGGATCAGCACCACCGCTTCCGCAGGCAGACCGATCGCCGCCAGGATCACCGTGATCGCAACGATCGCACCGGACGGCACGTTCGCCGCGCCGTCGATCGTGACGATCGTCAGCACGCCGATGGTCAGCAGCAGCGGCCAGCTCCACGCGAGGTGATAGGCGTCGGCGAGGTAGCCGACCGCGAGCGCCGTGTACAGAACGGCGCCGTCGCGATTGAAGATGTACGACAGCGGCAGCACGGTCGATGCGACGCCCGACGGAATGCCCATCTCCGTCAGACGCTTCAGGTGCACCGGGAACGTGATCTCCGACGAACGCGTCGTGAACGCGAGAATCAGCGGCTCGCTCACCTGCCGCACGACGGCGAACGGCGACTTGCCCATCGCCTTGATGATCAGCGACAGGATCACCGCGAGCACCGCCATGCCCAGGTACGCGATGCCGAGCAGCTTGACGAGCGGCAGGATCGCCGCGACGCCCTTCGATGCGAGCAGCGACGCGAGCGCCGCAAAAATAGCGAGCGGCGACAGCGCGACGATCCACTCGATCATCTTGAAGAGCGCCGACAGCAGCGAATCGAGCACCGCGACCATCGGCTCGGCGCGTTCCTTGACTGCCGCGAGCGCGGCACCCAGCAGCACGCCGAACACGAGCACCGGCAGCGAATTACCCGACGCGAGTGCATCGACGATGTTGGCCGGGATCAGATCGACGATGAACTTCGTCCAGTCGATGCTGCCGGCAAGATTCGCGGGCAGCGTGGCCGTGTGCTCGAGGCTCGCACCGACGCCGGGGCGGAACAGCATGTTCAGACCGAGACCGAGCGAACTCGCGACGCAGGTCATCAGGATGAAGAAAAGGATACTGAGCAACGCCGTACGGCCGAGCTTGCCGCCCTGCGAAGCCATCCGGAACACACCCGTCGTGACAGACAGCAGGATCAGCGGCAACACGACCATCTTGATCGCGTGACCGAACATCACCGACAGAAACGCGAACTTGACGCTCGCGGTCGGCGCGTAAATTCCCGCGATGACGCCCAGCACGAGGCCGGTCAGCATCTGCGCGGGAAGGGGAAACCGGCTACGTGTGTGATTCATCGCTTCCTCTGATTATTTTGATTCGTGCGTCGGTGCCGTCCACGATGTGATTCCACATGTGCCGGTGGGCGGCATCAGCGTTTTTCGCGTGGATGGCTTCGTAGATGAGCAGGTGCTCGCGCGTGCCCCGCCGAACCGTCGTCGCATCGTCGCGATGCAGTTCGTTGAGCGCGAGACCTGTCTGCACCCGCAGCATCTTGTACGTCGTGAACAGACGCTCGTTGCGGGATGCGGAGAACATTTCCTGATGAAACACCCAGCCGATGCGTTGCTCGGTCATCAGATCGGTCGAATCGGTATCGACGATGTCTTTCAACTGCTGGACGACGGAGGTCAGACCGTCGGTGGGTCCATTCACGGCGGCGAGGTAGGCCGCGGTGCTTTCGAGTGCGAGCCGGACTTCGAAGATTTCACGCAGATCGTGGATGGTCGGCGCGGCGACATAGGTCCCCTTACGCGGTACGACCTCCACCAGCCCCTCCACCACGAGCCGCTGGATCGCGGAGCGCACCGGCGTGTGCCCGAGCGTCAGCTGCTCGGCAATGTTGCGCGGCGACACGGCGGCGCCGGGTGCGAGACGGCCGTCCAGAATCCGCGAACGGATCTGGGCATACGCCATCTGGGTATCGGATTGTGCGGTCCCGAGCATCTGAGATCTCAGTTGACTTGTTGTCCGGCTGTACGAAGTTGATGAAGGGTACCCTGTGAAGGGCGAAATGCGCCACCTGCCTCTCTTGATAGGTAGCGCTGTTCAATCTGATGCGGCGGCATGCAGCCTTGCATCGCTTACTGCTACAGCGGTTGCGCGATGCCGAAAGACCCGGTAAGTTCGCTCGCTACGAACCATGTTGCATATCGCATCGCATACGGACCCGCGCACTGCCGTGTCACGTATGCAAGACGGTCCGCGACGACCATTTCAAAAAACGGCAGCGCACGGCTGCGTAACCCATCATCGCATCATCGAATATGGCCTCTTACGAGACACTGCTTGCCGTTCGTTCGGTTCCCGCCGAACAGGTCATACCATTGCGCAGCGCGGTGCTGCTCGACGGACAGACCGAAGGCAGCCGCTTCCGCGGCGACGATAATCCATCCACGTTGCATCTTGCCATCTACCGTAGCGAACAGATCGTCGCAGTTGCGACGATCTGCAATGAAGCGATGCCCCGCTCGCACAGCGATACCGAATGGCGACTGCGCGGCGTAGCCGTCGACACAGGTCTGCAAGGATACGGCCTCGGCCGGCTGCTGATCAAGCAGTGCCTCGAGCACGCGCTACAACATGGCGGACGGCTCGCGTGGTGTACCGCGAGGGAGTCGGCGCGTGGGTTTTACGAAGCGTTGGGATTCGCATCGTCGAACCCGCCTTTCAAGTTGCCGTCGAAAGGCGACATGCTGTTCTACGAGATGCACTATGTGCTGCCGGGGGAGCCGGTGGCGGATGTGGAGTGAGGGGCAGCTTGCGTGCCGTAAGTGATCTGTCGGGCGCAGAGTATGTGGAACGTCAGGAGCGGAAGCTGGACGTCACGATGCAGGGGAGTCGATTTTGATAGTGTCGCCTCGGTGAAGCGACACTACCCGTGTTAGCACTCACGAAAGCACCAGTGCCCCGACCGGCGCAACTGTCCGCGCTGCATCCCGACGCACCTCGACCACCGCTTCGCTGCGCCCTTCGTTAATCCTGAACACCGCCACCGCTTCGCGCAACGCTTCCGCCTGTTCATCGAGAGATTTCGCTGCGGCAGCCGCTTCTTCGACGAGCGCGACGTTGTTCTGCGTCACCTCATCGATCTGCGTGATCGCCTGATTGACCTGCTCGATACCGGAGCTTTGCTCGCGGGCCGCCGCTTCGATCTCGCCCATGATGCGCGTGACGCGCTCCACGGCCTGCATCGCGTCCTTCATCGTGCCGCCCGCCTGCACGACGAGCGATGCGCCCTGCTCGACCTGCGCCGCCGAGTGTCCGAGCAGTTCCTTGATCTCCTTCGCCGCCGTCGCCGAGCGTTGCGCGAGACTGCGCACCTCGCTCGCGACCACCGCGAAGCCGCGCCCCTGCTCGCCCGCTCGCGCCGCTTCGACGGCCGCGTTCAGCGCGAGGATGTTGGTCTGAAACGCGATGCCTTCGATCATCCCCGTGATCTCCGTGACCTTGCGTGACGACTCGGTGATGCCGTCCATCGTCTGCGTCACGCGCTGCACGACCTCGCCGCCGCGCGTGACTGTATCGAGTGCGCCGTGCGCGAGACGGTTCGCTTCCTTCGCGTTGTCCGCGTTCTGCTTCACCGTCGACGACAACTCTTCGATGCTCGCCGCCGTGCGCTCGAGCGCTGCGGCCTGCTGCTCGGTACGGCGCGACAGATCGAGATTGCCCGCCGCGATCTCCTTCACGCCGTGTGCGATTGCGCCCGTGCTGCTGCGCACTTTCGCGACCGTGTCGACGAGACCGTCGCGCATCCGCGTCAACGCGCCGAGCAGTTGTCCCATCTCGTTGCGCGAACGCTCACCGACCGCGATCGTCAGATCGCCGGCAGCGATGTGTTCGAAGTGCGAAATCGTCTGCTTCACCGGACGGATCAGCGCCACCGACAGCGCCATGCGCGCCGCCACGCCGATCACGATCGCCAGCGCGCCGATGCCCGCGAACAGCAGGACCGACATCCGGAAGCGCTGCTGGACGTCGTCGGCGCCACGGCGCTGGTTGTCCATCTGCAGACGCTCGAGCGCGTCGATCGCTTTCGCGTAGGTCTTGTAGTAGCGATCGGCGGTCTCGCCCTGGATCGTGCGGAACGTATTGAAATCGTTGTCGACGAGCGCCTTGTGCTCCGGCTCGATCGCCTGCTCGACGAGCGCGGTGCGCGCCTGCGACACCGCCTGCGCGAGCTTGCGCTCGTCGTCGCTCGCGAACGGGCCGGCCGCGTACGTGCGGAAATCGTTGTTCGAGTCGAGCAGCATCTTGTGCGCGGAAGCCAGCAGGCCGTCCGTCTCCTTGCCGACACTGAAGAGCGTTTCGTAGCTGCCGAGCGAGAGCCGCACCTGCAGCAGTTTCTCCGAGCTGGCCTTCAGCGACGCGAGCTCGACCGAGCTGCGCTGCAGATCGCGCAGACCGTCGCTGGTGTGCTTCAGCGCGCCGTAACCGACCCCGATCACCGTCAGAAGAAACGCGACGAAGATGCAGATGATCAGGGTCAACCCTCCGCGGATGGTAACGTTGTTGAGCATAGTGATTCCGTCCGTCCTCGATGGCGTGATGGCGTGGTACATACAGGCCGCCGGCACGGCGTCCCTCAGCGGGATATCGGCGCAGCTGCGCTGCGGATCGATAGGGGATATCCATGAGACGGCCATAGCGGATGC is a window of Paraburkholderia flava DNA encoding:
- a CDS encoding GNAT family N-acetyltransferase, which translates into the protein MASYETLLAVRSVPAEQVIPLRSAVLLDGQTEGSRFRGDDNPSTLHLAIYRSEQIVAVATICNEAMPRSHSDTEWRLRGVAVDTGLQGYGLGRLLIKQCLEHALQHGGRLAWCTARESARGFYEALGFASSNPPFKLPSKGDMLFYEMHYVLPGEPVADVE
- a CDS encoding dicarboxylate/amino acid:cation symporter, giving the protein MNHTRSRFPLPAQMLTGLVLGVIAGIYAPTASVKFAFLSVMFGHAIKMVVLPLILLSVTTGVFRMASQGGKLGRTALLSILFFILMTCVASSLGLGLNMLFRPGVGASLEHTATLPANLAGSIDWTKFIVDLIPANIVDALASGNSLPVLVFGVLLGAALAAVKERAEPMVAVLDSLLSALFKMIEWIVALSPLAIFAALASLLASKGVAAILPLVKLLGIAYLGMAVLAVILSLIIKAMGKSPFAVVRQVSEPLILAFTTRSSEITFPVHLKRLTEMGIPSGVASTVLPLSYIFNRDGAVLYTALAVGYLADAYHLAWSWPLLLTIGVLTIVTIDGAANVPSGAIVAITVILAAIGLPAEAVVLILGIDAFFDMGRTALNVYASTVATTVAMRIAGAEMEPVSEQARVGGIGTLRSDT
- the cynR gene encoding transcriptional regulator CynR, whose translation is MLLRPIRYMLAVAEHRNFTRAADALHVSQPALSQQIRQLERELGGQLFDRSGRMVSLTDFGRAYIEHARHAVRNLEMGQRALHDVRDLSRGHLRLAYTPTFIEYLIGPLVAHFHALHPGIVIELTEASLEDIESALETDAIDLAVGFTEVRSEEIDVEPLFLEQLTLVTSVSHALADRTAPLELDELQTLPLALLTRGFVSRAFADSYFRTHSIEPNIVVQANSISAVLQVVKAGSAATLLPGAMRREHGELAYIPLAPEFPARTVALLRRKEAYRSAASDAFAGILRTALSSGALADVASHAGHAQP
- a CDS encoding HPP family protein; translated protein: MSRSVVVRWLLRFVPIAVHVGWRERVRACIGALFGIALTGAATYLLIGPGTPIPLLVAPMGASAVLLFGVPASPLAQPWSIIGGNLVSATVGVACAAAINNPVLASAVAVACAICAMFALRCVHPPSGAVALTAVLGGPTIHAMGYGFVIEPIALQSAALLCGALVYHAVTGHRYPHAAAAPSPKTHTPTVQATDSAFTREDLDAVLNRRSEMLDIDPNDLESLLRETQLQAYGRTFNELTCADIMSRDVVGIKPMTTAGTALDLLQRHRVKALPVMDAAQRLVGIVTRDDLIGTRTGTRAFAGRSTAAKIVERWFVRRDASLEVPVGALMTTRVRTIDSTMPIAGLVPLFADNGHHHVPVLDVRKQLVGIVTQADVISGLYRQTRAQQRRVA
- a CDS encoding GntR family transcriptional regulator; this translates as MLGTAQSDTQMAYAQIRSRILDGRLAPGAAVSPRNIAEQLTLGHTPVRSAIQRLVVEGLVEVVPRKGTYVAAPTIHDLREIFEVRLALESTAAYLAAVNGPTDGLTSVVQQLKDIVDTDSTDLMTEQRIGWVFHQEMFSASRNERLFTTYKMLRVQTGLALNELHRDDATTVRRGTREHLLIYEAIHAKNADAAHRHMWNHIVDGTDARIKIIRGSDESHT
- a CDS encoding methyl-accepting chemotaxis protein, yielding MLNNVTIRGGLTLIICIFVAFLLTVIGVGYGALKHTSDGLRDLQRSSVELASLKASSEKLLQVRLSLGSYETLFSVGKETDGLLASAHKMLLDSNNDFRTYAAGPFASDDERKLAQAVSQARTALVEQAIEPEHKALVDNDFNTFRTIQGETADRYYKTYAKAIDALERLQMDNQRRGADDVQQRFRMSVLLFAGIGALAIVIGVAARMALSVALIRPVKQTISHFEHIAAGDLTIAVGERSRNEMGQLLGALTRMRDGLVDTVAKVRSSTGAIAHGVKEIAAGNLDLSRRTEQQAAALERTAASIEELSSTVKQNADNAKEANRLAHGALDTVTRGGEVVQRVTQTMDGITESSRKVTEITGMIEGIAFQTNILALNAAVEAARAGEQGRGFAVVASEVRSLAQRSATAAKEIKELLGHSAAQVEQGASLVVQAGGTMKDAMQAVERVTRIMGEIEAAAREQSSGIEQVNQAITQIDEVTQNNVALVEEAAAAAKSLDEQAEALREAVAVFRINEGRSEAVVEVRRDAARTVAPVGALVLS